A genomic region of bacterium contains the following coding sequences:
- the ftsH gene encoding ATP-dependent zinc metalloprotease FtsH, translated as MASSPPPPPPPPERRDPERGPGQQPATQGRMPRWVWFVVLGLLAALLFSNVFRGDDKGEEISFRDFVVAATNGNIEEAEYNNNTGDIKGTRTESADGSKFHTTGPNPLPEQVEETLRTNIPTFEFHTPRSSIWASILPLLIPVALIFLIFWWFQRRAQGQMSGIMSIGRSKAKTYTTERPGTTFEDVAGYEGVKKEIVEVVDFLKHPDKFAQIGARIPKGVLLVGPPGTGKTLIARAVAGEAGVPFLSVTGSDFMEMFVGVGASRVRDLFESARKMGRAIIFIDEIDSIGRKRGAGLGGGHDEREQTLNQMLAEMDGFEATEGIVMMAATNRPDILDPALLRPGRFDRQVVVPLPEADDRLQILNVHVRSKKIAADVDLPLIARGSPGMSGADLANLVNEAALFAVRNDSEQIRMIHFENARDRVLMGQRRESMVMSEEERQITAYHEAGHAVCAAVLPHADPLHKVTIIPRGMALGVTMTLPEEDRHTLRRDYLDDMLVMRMGGRIAEELMFGVSSSGAADDLAGATEFARRMVREWGMSDRIGPMAWRSAGQVFLGDEMMTNREYSDETARVIDEEVAEILRTQENRCREVLSKHRNGLDLVARALLEHETISGDEVGRLVELGDEGPIGDPRDIIGAALGSRNAGGTRGSATTTVASTAELEEPDAPESWPAP; from the coding sequence ATGGCCTCCTCTCCGCCGCCGCCTCCCCCGCCGCCTGAGCGGCGAGATCCCGAGCGCGGCCCGGGTCAGCAGCCCGCCACGCAGGGCCGGATGCCCCGCTGGGTGTGGTTCGTGGTGCTGGGATTGCTGGCCGCCCTGTTGTTCTCCAATGTGTTCCGCGGCGATGACAAGGGCGAGGAGATTTCGTTCCGGGACTTCGTCGTAGCAGCCACCAATGGCAACATCGAAGAGGCTGAGTACAACAACAACACCGGCGACATCAAAGGAACGAGGACGGAGAGCGCAGACGGCTCCAAGTTCCACACCACCGGGCCCAACCCGCTGCCTGAACAGGTCGAAGAGACCTTGCGGACCAACATCCCGACATTCGAGTTCCACACCCCCCGCAGCAGCATCTGGGCCAGCATCCTGCCCCTGCTGATCCCGGTGGCGCTGATCTTCCTGATCTTCTGGTGGTTCCAGCGCCGGGCCCAGGGCCAGATGAGCGGGATCATGTCCATCGGGCGGTCGAAGGCCAAGACCTACACCACCGAGCGACCGGGAACCACCTTTGAAGACGTGGCCGGCTACGAGGGGGTCAAGAAGGAGATTGTCGAGGTCGTCGACTTTCTGAAGCACCCCGACAAGTTCGCCCAGATCGGGGCCCGCATTCCCAAAGGCGTGCTGCTGGTGGGTCCGCCGGGCACCGGCAAGACGCTCATCGCCCGGGCGGTGGCCGGCGAGGCCGGGGTGCCGTTCCTGTCGGTTACCGGCTCGGACTTCATGGAGATGTTCGTCGGCGTGGGCGCCAGCCGGGTGCGGGACCTGTTCGAGTCGGCCCGGAAGATGGGGCGGGCCATCATCTTCATCGACGAGATCGACTCCATCGGCCGCAAGCGGGGCGCCGGTCTGGGCGGGGGCCACGACGAGCGGGAACAGACCCTCAACCAGATGCTGGCCGAGATGGACGGCTTTGAGGCCACCGAGGGGATTGTGATGATGGCGGCCACAAACCGGCCCGACATCTTGGACCCGGCGCTGCTGCGTCCCGGACGGTTCGACCGCCAGGTGGTGGTCCCGCTGCCCGAGGCTGACGACCGCTTGCAAATCCTCAACGTCCACGTCCGGTCCAAGAAGATCGCCGCCGATGTCGACTTGCCGCTGATCGCCCGGGGCTCTCCGGGCATGAGCGGCGCCGACCTTGCCAACCTGGTCAACGAGGCCGCGCTGTTTGCGGTTCGCAACGATTCTGAACAGATCCGAATGATCCACTTCGAAAACGCTCGCGACCGGGTGCTGATGGGACAGCGGCGCGAGTCGATGGTCATGTCCGAGGAAGAGCGGCAGATCACCGCCTACCACGAAGCCGGCCATGCGGTGTGCGCTGCGGTTTTGCCCCACGCCGATCCGCTCCACAAGGTGACCATCATTCCCCGGGGCATGGCATTGGGGGTGACCATGACGCTCCCCGAGGAAGACCGCCACACCCTGCGACGCGACTACCTCGACGACATGCTGGTCATGCGGATGGGCGGGCGCATCGCCGAGGAATTGATGTTCGGGGTGTCGTCCAGCGGCGCGGCCGATGATCTGGCCGGCGCCACCGAATTCGCCCGGCGCATGGTGCGGGAGTGGGGTATGAGCGACCGCATCGGGCCGATGGCCTGGCGAAGCGCGGGGCAGGTGTTCTTGGGCGACGAGATGATGACCAACCGGGAATACAGCGACGAGACCGCTCGAGTGATCGACGAAGAAGTGGCTGAGATACTGCGAACTCAAGAGAACCGGTGCCGCGAGGTGCTGTCCAAGCACCGCAACGGCCTCGACCTGGTGGCTCGCGCCTTGCTAGAGCATGAGACCATCTCCGGCGATGAGGTCGGGCGACTGGTGGAGTTGGGCGATGAGGGCCCCATTGGAGATCCCCGGGACATAATCGGCGCGGCACTCGGCTCTCGCAACGCGGGAGGGACGCGGGGCTCGGCTACGACCACCGTTGCCTCGACCGCCGAATTGGAAGAGCCTGACGCCCCGGAGTCGTGGCCCGCACCCTGA
- a CDS encoding ComF family protein gives MLFSQFCAGCDGPGPSPCRRCTAGMRAVGEMAALEPLSGLWAVFAYAGAGRELLARLKYRNQRSCVRWLASAMATTLPSDLAADAVTWAPTSTRRRRQRGFDQAELLARALSRETGVPVVRLLRRVDEAGQTGRNRSQRFRAPVFSVRQASPSAVLVVDDVITTGATLQSAAKSLIGAGAERVDAVVAGATPLPYTTPSAWQPSGVATMRTHKRSPAEREPPWM, from the coding sequence ATGTTGTTTTCGCAATTTTGCGCGGGATGCGATGGGCCGGGGCCGTCGCCGTGTCGCCGGTGTACGGCGGGTATGCGCGCCGTGGGGGAGATGGCCGCGCTCGAGCCGCTGTCGGGGCTCTGGGCGGTTTTCGCCTACGCGGGGGCGGGCCGGGAGCTGCTCGCCCGGCTCAAGTACCGCAATCAGCGTTCGTGCGTGCGGTGGCTGGCGTCGGCCATGGCCACGACCCTGCCTTCGGACCTGGCCGCCGACGCGGTGACGTGGGCACCGACGTCCACGAGGCGGCGGCGCCAACGGGGGTTTGACCAGGCCGAGCTGCTGGCTCGGGCGTTGAGCCGCGAGACGGGGGTGCCCGTGGTCAGGTTGTTGAGGCGCGTAGACGAGGCGGGCCAGACCGGTCGGAACCGCAGCCAGCGGTTTCGCGCTCCGGTCTTTTCCGTCCGCCAGGCCTCGCCGTCGGCGGTCCTGGTGGTGGACGACGTGATCACCACCGGGGCGACCCTTCAGTCTGCGGCCAAGTCGCTTATCGGAGCAGGGGCGGAGCGAGTGGACGCGGTGGTAGCCGGGGCCACTCCATTGCCCTACACCACGCCTTCCGCGTGGCAACCTTCTGGTGTGGCTACCATGAGGACCCACAAGAGAAGCCCAGCCGAAAGGGAGCCGCCATGGATGTGA
- the manA gene encoding mannose-6-phosphate isomerase, class I, whose protein sequence is MRTPGVLSGAIQPYAWGSREVLPRIMGVPPTGEPQAELWLGAHPRAPSILRRSGTNRPLNQVIADDPVGELGASAAQSFGGELPFLLKILAVDKPLSLQTHPTRSQAQAGFDSEDEQGIPLDAEHRSYRDRNHKPEMICALEPFTALCGLRPPESAAALLDSLEVAALDPAISFLQAGEIAPALRWLLERSPESGTEIAQQAAAACAEPGPFADERHWGVQIGEQHPGDIGVAIALMLNLVRLEPGQALFLGAGNLHVYLRGAVVEVMANSDNVLRGGLTVKNVDVPALLDVVDCRPHEVLVQAPTRPCFTFEAPVPDFSLTRVELAGSQRFAPSGPEIVLCASGSLTVAGHEITGGGAVWVPAGAGALEMAGNGLVFRAATGG, encoded by the coding sequence GTGAGGACACCGGGTGTTCTGTCGGGGGCGATCCAGCCCTACGCATGGGGATCGCGGGAGGTTCTGCCCCGGATCATGGGGGTGCCGCCCACCGGAGAGCCCCAGGCCGAGTTGTGGCTGGGCGCCCATCCCCGAGCGCCGTCGATTCTGCGGCGCAGCGGGACAAACCGGCCGCTAAACCAGGTGATCGCTGACGACCCGGTAGGAGAACTGGGAGCAAGCGCGGCCCAGAGCTTCGGCGGGGAACTGCCCTTTTTGCTGAAGATCCTGGCCGTGGACAAGCCGCTTTCGCTCCAGACCCACCCCACCCGCAGCCAGGCCCAAGCGGGGTTCGATTCCGAGGACGAGCAGGGAATCCCCCTGGATGCCGAGCATCGGTCGTATCGAGATCGAAATCACAAGCCGGAGATGATCTGCGCGCTGGAGCCGTTCACCGCCCTGTGCGGGCTTCGGCCGCCGGAATCCGCCGCGGCTCTTCTCGACTCGCTGGAGGTTGCTGCTCTGGACCCGGCAATCAGCTTTTTGCAGGCAGGAGAGATTGCGCCGGCGCTTCGATGGCTGCTGGAGCGTTCGCCGGAATCCGGCACTGAGATCGCCCAGCAGGCGGCGGCGGCCTGCGCTGAGCCGGGCCCGTTTGCCGATGAGCGGCATTGGGGGGTGCAGATCGGGGAGCAACACCCTGGAGACATCGGAGTGGCCATCGCCCTGATGCTGAACCTGGTCCGCCTCGAACCGGGACAGGCCCTCTTCCTGGGGGCCGGCAACCTGCACGTGTACCTGCGGGGGGCTGTCGTGGAGGTCATGGCCAATAGCGACAATGTGCTCAGGGGCGGCCTCACCGTGAAGAACGTTGACGTTCCGGCTCTGCTGGACGTAGTGGACTGCCGTCCCCATGAGGTGCTGGTCCAGGCTCCCACCCGACCTTGCTTCACATTCGAGGCACCGGTTCCCGATTTCAGCCTCACCCGAGTCGAGTTGGCTGGCTCGCAGCGGTTCGCGCCCTCGGGTCCGGAGATTGTGCTGTGCGCATCGGGGAGCTTGACGGTGGCGGGACACGAGATCACCGGTGGCGGAGCCGTCTGGGTGCCGGCGGGAGCAGGCGCACTGGAGATGGCCGGCAACGGACTGGTGTTCCGGGCTGCCACCGGCGGTTAG
- a CDS encoding type II CAAX endopeptidase family protein: MAVAERTRAREIRWGLPDVCIGVVFSWVAAVVVFFVVLAAVGLDTGGETGTGSYVGRYGLSDAMSQERNDPALPLWILPVGQIGLWGGFALTTLVAGTLRGTGLRRDFCLSMKASDVPVGLLVGVFAQIAVVWIIYAPFQQFFDFDVSEAAREITDRAATGGDIALVMLGVVVGAPIFEELFFRGLALKAFERKWGPVMGVLASSVLFAAVHLQLLQFPALMAFGIIAALLVKRYKRLGPAIWAHVGFNLVAVINLIWLA, translated from the coding sequence GTGGCAGTAGCTGAGCGGACAAGAGCCCGGGAAATCCGCTGGGGTTTGCCCGATGTGTGCATCGGGGTGGTGTTTTCCTGGGTGGCTGCGGTGGTGGTCTTCTTCGTTGTGCTGGCCGCAGTCGGCCTGGATACCGGAGGTGAGACCGGCACCGGGTCGTACGTGGGGCGCTACGGGCTGAGCGACGCCATGAGCCAGGAGCGCAACGACCCGGCGCTTCCCCTTTGGATCCTGCCGGTGGGCCAGATCGGGCTGTGGGGCGGGTTCGCCCTGACCACGCTGGTGGCCGGCACCCTGCGAGGAACCGGACTGCGGCGCGACTTCTGCTTGTCGATGAAGGCGTCGGATGTGCCTGTGGGGCTCTTGGTCGGGGTGTTTGCCCAGATCGCAGTGGTTTGGATCATCTATGCCCCGTTCCAGCAGTTCTTCGACTTCGACGTGAGCGAGGCCGCCCGGGAGATAACCGACCGGGCCGCCACCGGCGGCGACATCGCCCTGGTGATGCTGGGGGTGGTGGTGGGAGCCCCGATATTCGAGGAGCTGTTCTTCCGCGGTCTGGCTCTGAAGGCGTTCGAGCGGAAATGGGGGCCGGTGATGGGAGTGCTGGCCTCCTCCGTGCTGTTCGCCGCGGTGCATCTCCAACTCCTCCAATTCCCCGCACTGATGGCCTTCGGCATCATCGCCGCCCTGTTGGTGAAGCGCTACAAGCGGTTGGGGCCGGCCATCTGGGCCCACGTCGGCTTCAACCTGGTCGCGGTGATCAACCTGATCTGGCTGGCCTAA
- the raiA gene encoding ribosome-associated translation inhibitor RaiA yields the protein MDVTISSSGMQVSQRLGEATRTKVGKLDRYLSGIDHATVRFSEEKNPRIPEPDICEVTLEGHGYHIRSRVNGPTPFAALDRAIAKLERQLRRTKTRRVDRQHHSREHRAS from the coding sequence ATGGATGTGACCATCAGCAGCAGCGGGATGCAGGTGTCGCAGAGACTGGGGGAGGCCACCCGAACAAAGGTGGGCAAGCTGGACCGCTATCTATCGGGCATCGATCACGCCACAGTCCGGTTCAGCGAGGAGAAGAACCCCCGAATCCCCGAGCCCGACATCTGCGAGGTCACCCTGGAGGGCCACGGCTATCACATCCGCAGCCGAGTCAACGGTCCGACGCCGTTCGCGGCATTGGACCGAGCCATCGCCAAACTGGAGCGCCAGCTTCGCCGCACGAAAACCCGCCGCGTCGACCGGCAGCACCACTCCCGGGAGCACCGGGCCAGCTAG
- the ahcY gene encoding adenosylhomocysteinase — protein MALDQDFKVADLALAETGRNEIRLAEHEMPGLMALRAQHFDAQPLAGARITGSLHMTVQTAVLIETLIALGAEVRWASCNIFSTQDPAAAAVAVGPTGTPDDPQGVPVFAWKGETLEEYWWCTERVLRWPDGGGPNLILDDGGDATLLVHMGADAEAVGTAGDPDEADSEDLAEIRRLLGRTLADDHGLWSAIAKGVRGVSEETTTGVHRLYRMKAEGSLRFPAIDVNNSVTKSKFDNLYGCRHSLIDGINRGTDMMIGGKTAVVCGYGDVGKGCAQSLRGQGARVVVTEVDPICALQAAMEGFEVQRLEDVLETADLFITATGCKDVISAEHLGRMKHQAVVGNIGHFDNEIDMAGLNALSDVQRINIKPQVDEYVFPDGHSVIILSEGRLLNLGNATGHPSFVMSCSFTNQVLAQMELHANAEAYGTDVATLPKDLDEMVARLHLDALGARLTTLTPAQADYMGVSAEGPFKADHYRY, from the coding sequence GTGGCTCTTGACCAAGACTTCAAAGTGGCCGACCTGGCTCTAGCCGAAACCGGGCGCAACGAGATCCGCCTGGCTGAGCACGAGATGCCCGGTCTGATGGCCCTGCGGGCTCAGCACTTCGACGCACAGCCCCTGGCCGGGGCCCGCATCACCGGCTCGCTCCACATGACCGTGCAGACCGCAGTGTTGATTGAGACCCTGATTGCGCTGGGCGCCGAAGTGCGCTGGGCGTCGTGCAACATCTTCTCCACTCAGGACCCGGCCGCGGCCGCGGTGGCTGTCGGCCCTACGGGCACCCCCGACGACCCCCAAGGCGTGCCGGTTTTCGCCTGGAAGGGCGAGACCCTGGAGGAGTACTGGTGGTGTACTGAGCGGGTGCTGCGCTGGCCCGACGGCGGGGGGCCGAACCTGATCCTCGACGACGGCGGTGACGCCACCTTGTTGGTACACATGGGCGCCGATGCTGAGGCGGTGGGAACCGCCGGGGACCCCGATGAGGCCGACTCCGAGGACTTGGCCGAGATCCGCCGCCTGTTGGGCCGCACGCTGGCCGATGATCACGGGTTGTGGTCCGCCATCGCCAAGGGGGTCCGCGGCGTGTCGGAGGAGACCACCACCGGCGTCCACCGGCTCTACCGGATGAAGGCCGAAGGCTCGCTGCGGTTCCCGGCCATCGACGTGAACAACTCGGTGACCAAATCGAAGTTCGACAACCTCTATGGCTGTCGGCATTCGCTGATCGACGGCATCAATCGGGGCACCGACATGATGATCGGTGGCAAGACGGCCGTGGTATGCGGCTATGGCGACGTGGGCAAGGGCTGTGCCCAATCGCTGCGGGGCCAGGGCGCCCGGGTGGTGGTCACCGAAGTGGATCCCATCTGCGCCCTGCAAGCTGCTATGGAGGGCTTCGAGGTTCAGCGGCTCGAGGATGTGCTGGAAACAGCCGATCTGTTCATCACCGCCACCGGCTGCAAGGACGTGATCAGCGCCGAGCACTTGGGACGGATGAAGCATCAGGCAGTGGTGGGCAACATCGGCCACTTCGACAACGAGATCGACATGGCCGGGCTCAACGCGCTGTCCGACGTTCAGCGCATCAACATCAAGCCCCAGGTGGACGAGTACGTCTTTCCCGACGGGCATTCGGTCATCATCTTGTCGGAGGGCCGGCTGCTGAACTTGGGCAACGCCACCGGCCACCCCAGCTTTGTGATGTCATGCAGCTTCACCAACCAAGTGCTGGCTCAGATGGAGTTGCACGCCAACGCCGAGGCCTACGGGACAGACGTGGCCACGCTGCCCAAGGATCTCGATGAAATGGTGGCCCGCCTGCACCTGGATGCCCTCGGAGCGCGCCTCACCACCCTGACCCCGGCCCAGGCCGACTACATGGGCGTCTCGGCCGAAGGACCCTTCAAGGCCGACCACTACCGCTACTGA
- a CDS encoding Trm112 family protein — protein sequence MALDPRLLEILACPDDKGPLLYFPDEDSLYNPRLHRRYLVEDDIPNMLIDEAETVDEAEHGRLMARAESESIPFTFAS from the coding sequence ATGGCGCTGGATCCCCGACTGCTCGAGATTCTGGCCTGCCCCGATGACAAAGGGCCGCTGCTGTATTTCCCCGATGAGGACTCGCTATACAATCCGCGCCTGCACCGCCGCTATTTGGTGGAAGACGACATCCCCAACATGCTCATCGACGAGGCTGAGACTGTGGATGAGGCCGAGCATGGGCGGCTGATGGCCAGAGCGGAGTCGGAGTCCATTCCCTTCACCTTTGCTTCGTGA
- a CDS encoding SIS domain-containing protein, which produces MSERVDTLGMWPAVNRLPEQMLDALERSNDLEGLPDRSEISNVLVLGMGPGGFAGDLLAVTAGPFMPLPIVVVKSYQPPSYVDQQTLVFALSASGDTPEIVQAAAQAAEAGCRVVAVTGGGQLARMASAWDAPLVEVDPMLYPPRAGLSVLTVAPMIILGKMGLFPGADQWVRHAVHQVRSRRDTMREAAADLARRLSGTVPLIYGGGGLGTVAARHWKNMINTSAKAPAFSAGVPDLLHNEIAGWGQHGDLTRQVFSLVLLRHEHEHPEVMRGFDILVDLMDEVVGAVHLVEAAGEGHVAQVFDLMYQGSATALEMAAAVGLDPGPVPAIMAARQALAGRTT; this is translated from the coding sequence GTGAGCGAGCGGGTGGACACGCTGGGCATGTGGCCGGCGGTCAATCGCCTGCCCGAGCAGATGCTGGACGCGCTGGAACGCTCCAATGACCTGGAAGGGCTGCCCGACCGGTCGGAGATCTCCAATGTGCTGGTGTTGGGCATGGGTCCGGGCGGGTTCGCAGGCGACCTGCTGGCGGTGACCGCGGGTCCGTTCATGCCTTTGCCCATTGTCGTGGTCAAGAGCTACCAACCGCCGTCGTATGTGGACCAGCAGACCCTGGTGTTCGCTCTCTCCGCCAGCGGCGACACTCCCGAGATCGTCCAGGCTGCGGCCCAGGCCGCCGAAGCCGGATGTCGGGTTGTGGCGGTGACCGGAGGTGGCCAACTGGCCCGGATGGCATCTGCCTGGGATGCGCCGCTGGTCGAGGTAGATCCGATGCTGTACCCGCCCCGGGCCGGGCTGAGCGTGCTTACCGTCGCCCCGATGATCATCCTGGGGAAGATGGGCCTGTTCCCCGGCGCTGACCAGTGGGTGCGCCACGCGGTCCATCAGGTCCGCAGCCGCCGGGACACCATGCGGGAAGCGGCGGCTGATTTGGCCCGTCGCCTATCCGGCACGGTGCCGCTGATCTACGGAGGGGGCGGGCTCGGGACCGTGGCCGCCCGGCACTGGAAGAACATGATCAACACCAGTGCCAAGGCCCCCGCCTTCAGCGCGGGCGTTCCCGACCTGTTGCACAACGAGATCGCGGGGTGGGGCCAGCACGGTGACTTGACCCGCCAGGTCTTCAGTCTGGTGCTGCTGCGCCACGAGCACGAACATCCCGAGGTGATGCGGGGCTTCGACATCCTGGTCGACTTGATGGATGAGGTAGTGGGAGCAGTCCACCTCGTGGAGGCGGCCGGGGAGGGTCACGTGGCCCAGGTTTTCGACCTCATGTACCAGGGGTCGGCCACCGCACTGGAAATGGCTGCCGCGGTAGGCCTCGACCCCGGACCGGTACCAGCGATTATGGCGGCCCGACAAGCCCTGGCGGGTCGCACCACATGA